The Lactuca sativa cultivar Salinas chromosome 2, Lsat_Salinas_v11, whole genome shotgun sequence genome includes the window CTTGGAATTAGTGTTTATTCTTCAAGAATATATTATTATTCTTCAAGAATGTTTATGCTCTTGCAAAAACTTGTTCTTTTCGTCAAAAATGTCTTATGAGAATGTCATTTGTAACATTATCATTGTCAGGAATGAagttttaactaaaaaaaaacttactaataacaattttcataatatataagcaaatatattttatatttttaaaatttgttcTTGACTTTGTATCATGTTTCATGAATATTATGTATTCCTAAAAAATAAACTAGATTATATTCTCATGTTCTTAAAGAGTTTAATACATAAATGTTACATATTCGTCAAGAATAGATTAGACCATATCttcatattcttaaagaattcgACACGTAAATAATTTTCAATATACAAAAGTTATTATacaatattcttaaagaatacaaataatcaattttctttttataaaaaaatattcagGTTTTGTAATCATATCAAATGATAACGTAATTAATTTGAaatgtataatatttaattttttttaatcttaatCAAATTCATTCCCTAAGATTCTCACTTGCCATAAATTATTGTTAATCAATTTGACtaatttactcttacatttattTAAGTGTAATTATAATGTAAATGATACTACATGTTAATACCATTCACCTTAAATCACAATCTTTCATTATTTTCATCTAATCGTCAGAATTTGATCATACTTTCACACAATAATTACGATTCATAGttgatcctaaccctatatatatatatatatatatatatatatatatatatatatatatatatatatatatatatatatatatatatatatatatatatatatatatatatatatatatatatatatatatatatatatatatatataggaacatAACCGATCAAAGAATTAATGAGAACAAAGATATTATTCCAAGAAATCAAGTTTTGGAGAATTAATGAGAACCAATCAATCTTACGATTTGAAACTATAGTGACATAAGATACAATCCGattgcaaaataaatcaaaatttattgaTAATTCCAGAATTGATAATTTCGTCCATGGATTTTCCCTCATCCATGATTCCTTCTCTTCCGGTAATAATCTCAATAACCTCAGGAACAATGGAAATATTTGGGGGAGGGAGAACCCAGGAGAACCACAATTCTTATTTATGTCGAAATCATAACAACAATTTGCTCGCACTATCAATCATCATATCTCTTTTTACGATGGAGTTTCTTACCCATAACACCCAAAAGCAataattttaaagaaaaaaagagTCAGGAGCTCAATCCTATAGCATGATTCATAAAGAAAATCATATAACTAGCCTATGAGAGAATCGTTAATAATTGAGACGACGAACTTGCCTAAGCCGGTGAAAACTCGAGTTATGGTCTCCCTGCAATCGGGGTGAAGAACCACAGCCGACTTGGTTAGGAAGCGATTACGGAAAGTTGTCGATGTCCATAACTTATCCGCCTTCTTTGTGCAGCAACGAAGCAATTGTTGGAGGCGTGCATGTATATTTTAGGGATAGAAAAGGGAATAGAggctttaatattttttttaaatgactagGTAAGAGGTACATGACCCAAGAAGAGGGTAAAAATGTTAGTATGAAAGATTCTTATTGGACCAAAGTAAGAGGTAAATCAGTAATAATGAACATCTAGTTGAAAATTGGTAATAATGAACATTTCAGATTTTAGGAGTGAGATTTTTCGGAAATAATATTTCAGAGTTGGTGATCACTTtgataaatgcaaaaaattgATTCATTTAATTTATTTTACAAAAGGCATAGTGATTAGTgattacaaatataaaatatcCGGATCAAAAGTTAATTAAACCCAAAATTGAATTTTCTTTGCACTCTGTCCTGAGACAAGGCGGtcctttatcatttttttttgtttattttagctatGGAAGGGTTCCATCGGGTTGCGGAAAGGGTTGTGGTTAATCAGATGATCCGAGGAGTATCTGTAGGAGTGTCGGCATTGCATAGAGAGTTGGGCATTCAAAGATCGGTAAATATCACTCGGCTTTTGCATAATTTCTTTTTGATGTTTGGATTAAAACTAAACATGAATAAGTCAAGTATTTATGGTGTGAGGGTGGAGTGTGAAAAAGTGCAAAGTATTACTAGCATTAATGGTTGTAATACAGGGAAATTGCTATTTACTTATATAGGCCTTCCTATTGGGTCAAAGATGAGCAGAAAGAGTAGTTGAGATCCTATTATAAACAACATCAAGAATCGTATTTCAAATCGGTTGGTCAAATGTCTGTTGATGGGAGGTCATCTTACATGATAAAGTCGGTTCTTTGAAGTATTAGTATTTATTACATGTTTTTAAGACACTAGAAGGTCTTTTGAAGGATATGGAACGTCTAAGAAGCCAATTCTTTTGGGGATGGGATCGTTTTGATCGACACCTTGCTTGGGTTAGGTGGGATTGTGTTTTGCCAAGTCTTGATAAAGGTGGTCTTGTAAGTGGTAGTCTAACAACCTTTAATTATGCGTTACTTCAACAATGACGTTGGCAATTTATTACTCAACCCAATGCAGGGTGGGTTAGACTCATAAAGGCTATATATGGCGACATGCCAAGGTTGGATGTTCCCACTGCGGGATGTTTTATGAATGGTGTGTGGGGTAAGGATGTGTGATTTACtactaattttattatttataattcctaTCAAATCTCAACCAATTAAAACACAAATAGACAACGTACCTAGTCGCGAAATAATATAGGTTAAGGTAAGAAATAGTGTCGAACACTAGGGAAACGAGTATGATTTCAATGAAAAATTATTGCTACTAATTAAACTATGGAAATATTGtaaaggagggggggggggggggggggggattttaCAAGTTGAGAAAACTTATATCATAAACTAAAAGTAATTGAATTAACGACAATtacttttagagtaaattacacgaatggtccctatggtttggggtaatttgcatggttagtccttaatttattttttttaactcggaaggtccctactgtttgtttttgttacgtgtttggtccctaatgtttgtttttgttacacgtctAGTCCATATCtttcctaaaaagactattatttaaataggaaaaaatggtggggtaggtaaggtaaggtgaaggAGGTGGGATTGGGGGtgtgttaatttaaataaatcaaaaaatcaagggcaaaatagtattTTTCAGGTAAGTCAGGAACCAAGcgagtaacaaaaacaaacagtagagaccttccgagttaaaaaaataagtttgggaccaaacgcgcaaattaccctaaaccatagggactattcgtgtaatttactcttactttTACTAAAGAAAACAAAACATATGTGATTTTAAATCAAGATTAAAGACCGCTTTCGGTTAGCTTTGAATCACCTTTCTCCTAAGGTTGATTTCTTATGCAATTGACTATTTTGTTGGTTATCGAATTCTAATGTTATTAGTTATCTTGTTCGGATTTCCTAGCGTTTAATGTATTCAGACTATGAATGATATAATATAACGATTTCTTATCTATCATCAAGACAATCAATCAAGCACATCACATAGATATCTAATGCTTTCTAACACAATCAAATATACTAATTAATATAACCTAATCCTAGGATTTGTTCAATCTCTAGATGTAACTATTTAATGATCATAAGTAGTTAAATATCAAGTTAATGCAATTGAAATGATCATCTAACTACACATAACTTGCAGATACGTGATAAAAATAAGAACTTTAATATGTTAGGTAATCGATCGATCAAACACAAGTGAaaaccaactaaataaatccaataatatcgaaatcaacacataatatcaATGATCATCTATTCTAAACAAATGTCTAGGGTTATTAGCCCATAACTAAATCATAAAAACGAAATAACATGAAGTAAACTAGATTAAATATGTTGAAATCAAACAAACTGGATGATTGGCCTTCTTAGGGTTTAGGTTTCTGGTCGtcaaaaattacaaataatcacaACATTACCATTTAGAATGATGCATAATCGAATATATATAGTTTCCAAAAATCACGCCACCACATCATGACATATGGCTCACCACGTCGTAGTGGGCATTTCTTCACGTAGCCTCCAAGTTTTCTATACAATACATATGTGAATCTTCTATGTCTTGACTCATCACCACACTGTGGCATACATATAACCATGACGCGACAATCACTTTTCTGTATAAATTTTCTCTTTGATGATCGCTTCTAATTTTCTAATGTCCACCTTAGCTTTTAGCTTATTTTTCCTTGAGAATGTCTTTGCCACTACTAAAACGAAGTACAAACATATTAAGtattatttatagaaaataatcactaaatgtggctaaaaacataaatatattgcCTAAAATATATGAGTATAAATTGAAATATCACTAAGATAGTAGGCTCCATTTGGAAGTTACATGAAAATAATTTTCTTCCGGTATCTACTTTACAAAAACGGTTGGGTTAGGGGGAATTCTATTCATTTTTTGAATGATGTGTGGGTAGGTGAGCAACCTTTTGCTACAAGATTTGATCGTTTGTTCAGACTTGATATTAATCTGAATTGCCTATAGTATGTGATGGATTTCTTGATGACTTATGGAGGTGGTCGTGGAGAAGGCCTGAGGAGGGAGGGAAGAGGAACAACTTCAATGTTCGATGGAGGTGATGCAAGGTGTTCATGTTTTAGATGGTCATTGACTTATTTTGGTGGAGTTAGATATACTAGGTACTTTCACAATTAATACGACTAGACTTCATATTGATGATGGTACCTTACTTAGTGGGGATTGCATTACTCGGTGTAAAATAGTCATGAGAAAATGAATATTTTTACTTGGAGATTAATCCTTGATAGACTTCATACAaggtttaatttttcaaaaaaggTTTGGATTTAAATTCATTAAGGTGCCCAACATGTGAATGCGAGATTGAAACTACCAGCCGTCATTTTTTCTTATGTGAAGTGGCGGCTAAAATATGGAAGCTAGTGGCTGGGTGGTGCAATGTGATTTTTCCTCAAACAAGTTCCATGTCTCAATGACTTTCTTGGGTTAACGACTCACAATGTCGTTGGTAGAGATACAGTGTTTGGAGGTGATTATTTTTGTTACAGTTTGGGTGCTATGGAGACATAAAAATTCGGTTTTGTTCAATTACAAACCAATTCGTAGAGATGTTAtttttgattacatagttttgaATTCGTTCAATTGGGTAAACAACAGAGTTTCCAAAATAAATGTTAATTGGAATGTTTGGATGGAGTCTTCATTGTAATTAATGTTTTGTTTTGGTTCTAGTTACTTGCTAGAACCTTTTGAATATATGACATACttgttgttcaaaaaaaaaaaaaactaaaaatggaTCATGATTATTCATTTTGTTCGCTTAAGTTTTTCATTTACAACTATCGTTGAGTTATATCAGCCAAACCCAACAAAAATATAACATGTATCAAACCAAAGCAAATGAGGGTTTTTAAGCTAATCAAACCCActtgttttaaattttttgtgCCTATTCAAAATCCAAAGTTAAGCCACATCAGATTCAGATACAGAGTCGAAAAGAGATCCCTTCTACATTCGCTTATTATTGAAGACTTTGTATACAAGTTATTTCACTACATCCAAAACATCCATAAGATGGTAAGAGCTACAACAAAACAACTTGTTTTTGGTTGAATCTAGCCTCCTGTTATCTGCCAAAGCAAGCATAGAACTCAAATGTAACGCCTACCTCACCAGTTACCGATTTGGAAGCTCTGAAGGGAGCATAACACAGGTTCCAATTGCAAATGTGAATGGTCTGAGTTTGCAAGATCTCTTATATAAATTTTTCTAACACTTTTATTGAAAATTCGACATGACATTTGCCTAAACTCAATAAATGTCAAGTATAATATGTACTACAGGAACATTTGTGAGGGGCTTTCTGTGGGGATCAACATGaattgcataaaaatatatataaaaactaaaaagCAATTTTTATGACTATATCGGTTAACAAACAAGTTACAAGTAAACGTGATTGCAAAGTGGGAAATCTAGTGTCATAGTCATTGCTTCTATCAACTCTTATATTGTATATGTCAAAAACATGTCTAATTTCATTTTTAGTGCTAAATTCGAGTTTGATGTTACACTACACTGGTAATTATGAATATGTAAAGAGAAAAATTGTCAGCTTCAATTGACAAGTATGAAATGTTCTTGTTTGGTCATGGTATAGGTTTTCCAACAATAACAACGAGGAACAACTTGTAATGCATTGATAAAGAACGCTAATCGACTTAAAAATAGTTCAAAAGTAGGATAATTTTGAGTAAAAAGGCTTTGTATGACGTAGGCCATGTTATTGTTTAATATATTAGTAGGAATATCCGTATTGACCTTTCATTTTAACACGAGATTACGCCTTCGGGATTTAGGTTCAAACAAAACCATCTATTCCAAAGTGTAATTAAGCACTCTAAGAAAATTAAATCCATAGTTACAAATTGTATTTATGAATCATAAGAACATTCATTTACCAATGTCCAACAGAATCAATGCTTTCTTGTGGATGTATTTGTGTCTGAATTGAACTTGGAGAAAACGGCAAACCATATGATTGAGAAATGATGCTTGCCGCAGAAGAAGAATAGACGCTTTCATATGGCAAACTGTTTGTTGtattatgttgttgttgttgctgttgctgttgatGATGTTGTTTAGGTCCGTTATTGTTACCCTTATCTCCTTCCAAATCTCGATACTTGAGAAGATATTTTTGGAGTGGATCCACGTATTCCTCAAACCCTAATGTCGTGATTGCCCATATAATGTCATCACCATTGATCGTCTTCCGCTTCTCTTGTTGGCATTTATCTGAGGCTTCCCCCGTGATGAAGCTGATGAATTCTGAGACGCATTCTTGGACGGTTTCTTTTGCGTCTTTTGAGATTTTCCCGTTTGCCGGGATCACTTTTTTCATGATGCGGCCAACATTTGCTATCGGCAAGAACCTGTCTTGTTCTTTGTTGTTATTATTACTGCTACTATTAATTTCGTTGTTCTTTGAACACGGGTTTTCTAGTTTTACTTTTCCCTGCCTTCCATCTTCCATTTCCCTCTCTCAAAGATTGCAAAAATGATCACATGTTGTTTTGTTTGGTATTAGATCACGTTGGCAAGAGCTTAAATGGCACCAAGAGCATAATTGTAGGCAAGTCAAAAGGGTGACCATTCCGTACAAGTTTAGTCCCCCAGACTCGCTCCCAAAGGCATGGGCATCTTGTCATTTCAAACCTCGTAAAACAAGATATTCTTGTTAAAATTGTTGTGTAGGCACGTGACTATTTGTATAGAAGCTTTctattttattatggtttataGGTTATTTCCATAAAAGACgtgatattttgatttttttctttttaaacctCAAACTTTTTAAGTTTTATTTGCTACTTGTTGCTTCGGACCCTAGTAGGTCACTAATAGGTAAACCAGGTGTTTTTGTTTCTATAAAATACATTATACTttgcattatttatttatttatgtttaaaatttagacctaaatatatatattttttcaaaataatcTCAATTTTTAAAATTGGTTATAATATTCGAGACCAGTAACCAATTGAGAACCATACacattcaaatgtttttaaattaaaatgaagtcctaaattttattttggtaattattatgATTACCCTTAAGATCCAAGAACCATGATATACAAACACCATGTTATATGTATCATCTAAATTCCTTTGTCACAACTCACAAATAATATATGTTTGAATATGAAGAcaagtacacacacacacacatatatatatatatatatatatatatatatatatatatatatatatatatatatatatatatatataagttaaatgtGACTCGAGCATTTGGATTATGTTTATGGAGCATTTAGAGCACTTGGGCTTCATGGATCATGTGACAAAGGAACGAACCATCTGAGAAAGGAATGGATCGTCCGACAAAGGAACAGATTAAGTGCTAAAGAAACAGATCATGTAGAAGGAGTTTTGGAGCACCTagaagaggtttggagcacttgggagTGATATGGAACAACATGGGAACCTTGTTGCACCATATATTAAAGGGATGAGCCAAGAAGGATGCTCTTGCACCATGCCATCTCTTCTTGCGCCATGATACTCCCTCTAGCACCATGAGGGGTTCCTATTGCGCCATGAGGATCCCTTTTGCACCAAGGATTACTCTTCTTGCGCCATGAGGATTACTCTTGTGCCATGCATGGCCTTGTTGCACCATGCATGTTCCTGTTGTGCATGGTAGTAttgttgtttaaatcttgatgttCTTGTGCCACACTTGAAGTTACTTGTGTCATCCATATTCTTGTTGTGCCATGATGGTGCAAGATGGACCATCTTGGTTCTTGATGAGCcatgtatgctatgaagtccTCCATGATGCTCAAGATCGTTCAAGGATGCTCAAAAGTTGGTATTGCTCAAGGattacaccatgttgtgccacaATGATGGATGTTGGGCCATTTGTGTTCATGATATGCCACTTGTACATCATGATGCTCCACAATGGCACAAGGTGTTCTATCATGTGTGTTGTTGATGCtcatgggttgtatgacatggaagaatgttccagaagatgttGCATGGCGGAATATGAATGGTTTCCACCTTTCATGGGTCTATGGGcttagcccattagggttttaggtctaatccctcaagtataaatagggatgcatgctaggtcattttgcatcttgaattctagagtgaTAGGCGAATCTCTGTGTAATTGTACTTATAACCTTTGTTTGAGAGCTCTGAAATAAAAGACTACCCATGGACCTAGGTTTGCCTTGACCGAACCTcgtaaatattgtgtcttgtgtgcttatagttttgctaGTTATCCGCTTTtcttcctaacaagtggtatcagagttgCGGTTTGTATTCCTATAATTGAAGATGTCTACTCACAAGTTTGATTTGGAGAAATTCAATGGTtcaaattgttggattaggtgtctaagcccataactataattggtatgtacttgacccgggagtagcatggtccattttaggttgcattcaccagaacaatttgatatgatgaatatttgagaaaaatgttatttatgatttattaatatattataagtataatatattaattgtgaaattatattatttaattagtattgatcaggaattaatttggaattaatttagtgatcaaaataaactaattaaattaaaggggactgattaagtgaatcagtgatacatatacagtttgggctattgatccatacTAATTAGTAATGGAGTAAGTTCATGTAAggcatgaagagttagtccaaagggcttatcatatggattattggattaaggcccaagaaaatggattagggtttaactcttggaattctacactatatatgtattttcctaaaccctaaaatgATGGCCATGCGTGTTCTTAGAGAACCATAACCGAttttgtgtctccaaacctctctCTAATTATCATCCACTTAGtcatggtgtgttgtgaaccatttgaggcatcacacttgaggtgctaagttcttaaaggccaaatactagaagctacataaagaggtaatcatctaactagttttatgattcaaccatcaaattgtatgctagttgtaggcttcatgctttggaaattttattgcatgtataactagagaaaacttagatccaaagcatttagggttgtatgtgcaccataggagtgttgtagtatataaaacccaacagtggtattagagacatgtgtagttttctgttatattgatgcttgcttaattgttcaaagctggaaaaagtcgaaaaactgaaCTCTGAAagaaggactcaacgagttcatgatgaactcgacgagtccataagctGACTCTATGAGTTGGATAGCCTTTTTGCAGTTTTTCTgggtttttggctagaattggattaggatcattaccacaaactgttttataTCATAAAATCTATTTTTCTGAAATGGTAGTGATTaacctcatccaattaaaagataaattgtcaaattataaaataattgctAGTTTATATGATAtaccaattatttgattatttaacTTGAAGTTATCTTGATATAAGAGTTGcattaggtcaaattggtaaacGATAAAGaatatgttattatttttttagctttaaatttgatctaaatgttttaagaTGTTACAAAACTTTTCATCAAGTTTGGAGCTCAAAAGTTTTTTAAAGAGTCacaaaacttgtcatcaagttgggAACCGAAAagtttttcaagagttacaaaacttgccctcaagttttgaaagttgaaaagtctcattttgaaACATTAAAACTCTTGTAATCGAAAGGTTTCAAAAGATGCAACTCTtaggttcataacttaaaaattaattaaatagtttttaattttgaatttttacatTTAGAATATTGATGTCTTTTTGAATAATTCAAAATGCCTCTTAAGGAttgtattaaattaattaaagtgtttaactAAAAGAGAAGATTAATAGATCCATAATAATAAcatgtttaagtttaattaaattaagagtataatttattaattaaaccatcaatgtccatggaagttagggaagtagatcttccaaccaAATTCAcattaccagtgcgccaaatcgtTTTTGATTtggcagcaattagcaaatagggcattggtgtgacaaccgtcaatttccggtctgAGATTTCTCTTCCTAAGGGAAGGgaaagactaagtctgagattgtctcgTGTGCTATTCCGAAAGAATCTGTTTGCTtctactgccaagagaaagggcattggtgtgacaatcgtcaatttttggtcaagtcaaagtcaactaaagacaaaaagtcaaaccggtcgactcaattaacccttgtgtactagggtttacgttatgttaTTACTGTACAACtcgttattctaatgagaaatcatcaattgaaaagttcgtatacCTAAAAATatggtaagtaacgaaccaaaccgataaaacaatgttgcacactcatcgggagtgtgtaggaaccttaaacatggcttaacggagtTTACGGATCTTGCATTGTGAAgccagacactcaaaaaggtcacaaacgaaaactctctcaatcattttcactctatctctctatatgagaaatctctcccaaatctctccatgaatgtgaaatctctcccaaatctctccaagaatgtgaaatctctcccaaaactctttctgtatgagaaatctttccaagaatgtcaaatatctcccaaaactctctctatatgagaaatctctacaagaatgtaaaatctctcccaaatctctcttaattTTTTATAATCACTtagggcatcccgaccctcgaatttgaccAAAACAGCTCGAAAacagaagtctacgcgaaaaataGTCTTAAGGggccgaaactcctcttaggagTCGAGACCGTCCTAAGAGCCGAACCCTAGGAGAACCGAAACCTTTGAAACCGAGAAGCAGCCGAAACCAAAACCTCAGCAGCCGAGAACTGAAACCCCGAGGACCGAAACCCCGAGGACCGAAACTCACCTGATGACCGAACCTCGCACATTCGGCTCCCTtcgcaccttcggttccttctctCCCTTCTCTAGGTCCATCTCCTACTTTCGGTCCCATGAACAACCGAAACCCCACTTTCGGTTCTAAGCTCCTAAGGAGCCGAACCTTCTCATCCTCGGCCTGAATTTCGGATTTTGGCAGTTTTGGCCCGGTTTCCAATATTTTTAGCGTTTTGAGCCCGTTTTTCgagattttaacgcgggattttcacccaaactcgtattttaacataataaaccctaaatattcatattttaactatattttggggaaaatcatggcctaagaataaaatctatttggtaagatatttaggtggagtgttgacttatccttTGGACAAGGATACAAGCAACCTCCCCATACCTTCATAGTACAACCCCTAGTCACTATTCACCCATCCCTAGTCATTTCAATGTCCTTTCTAATCATTTCAACCAttttcccacgttcttagggatggaacatccaccctctctcctcacttcactcattttctctcatttccaccaaaagatcttacacttttctctcaactcttctctctcaatttcgatatttccaaggcattttccaaggctttccttctacttttggtaagtatcttcATCCCTATTATGATTATttcacatcctcctactcaaaatcatggattgcttacacaaatcCCATCAATTTGGTGTTAGATCTACAAATCTTCTAGCAAcattctaagtgttcttgagttgaatacttcctttcttcaacatccatccactgaaatcacacaaggtgagttcatacccccatcttttcatgttttcttaagttttaagggggggggggggggatacaagttaaaacaccaagaacacaactaaattcttctaacaactttcatcagaaaagtttcacttcattcacggactgttttgggaaacttaaacattttagttttcaaaactattttaggtgcatgtatttcaagtttttatctttaaaatgaatacttgcacatctccatacaattttcctacaatttatggtgatttttacaaaactgcctaacATTTAGTAAACGAATTCGGACCAGTtcgtgaatatgaacattttaacaccagttaaagacttccaaaaatcatgataaaaattatgaataaactagacacattttatgaactctcaaaatttacggattcagttttagACTTCGTATGATGTTtctatgatttttttaaaatagtgaagaaaggttaaaaactagttaacagcttataactttcataacactttgtattatgttgagcaaagtgtataacaataagttctaatattgaatgtgttttatTGTTAGTTTAGCATTATAAACTGAAAATTTAGGCATTCATGATAAGAATTCATCATCCATTCGAACACATAGAacaagctataataagcat containing:
- the LOC111894356 gene encoding nuclear transcription factor Y subunit B-7, encoding MEDGRQGKVKLENPCSKNNEINSSSNNNNKEQDRFLPIANVGRIMKKVIPANGKISKDAKETVQECVSEFISFITGEASDKCQQEKRKTINGDDIIWAITTLGFEEYVDPLQKYLLKYRDLEGDKGNNNGPKQHHQQQQQQQQHNTTNSLPYESVYSSSAASIISQSYGLPFSPSSIQTQIHPQESIDSVGHW